In the genome of Streptomyces sp. NBC_00259, the window TCAGCGGAAGTTCGACGTTCACGGCAGTAGCTCCCTGGTGGTCAGTTGGCGCGGCAGCGGTGGGTGCGGGCGGCGAGCTGGGCGGCGGACTGGCTGGAGTAGTCGGCGGACCAGCCGCAGTCGTCCCGGGAGCAGACGGCGGCGTGCTTGGTGCGGCCGTTCCGGTCGCGGTGGGTGGCGATCTG includes:
- a CDS encoding mobile element transfer protein, giving the protein MPARDFFHSVMRIGPVQIATHRDRNGRTKHAAVCSRDDCGWSADYSSQSAAQLAARTHRCRAN